Proteins encoded together in one Conexivisphaerales archaeon window:
- a CDS encoding metallophosphoesterase, protein MISDTHIGFEEQLSKRGLHVPSQSGRMAERLLKIKERYSCNSLVILGDVKDSILGLEPKTTPLLNSFFSPIVSAFRQIHIVPGNHDAGLENLLPSSVSLTGSRGLMVVDSGEEGHGKIALLHGHAYPARGIEIAKVFVMGHMHLILNIGNRAEPLWVRCSFRIGGDEKMAIIVPPFNELLTGYMPNVEKEKRSSFADYVLRSSSNAEALLLDGRVIGDPRSIGEALAEVEY, encoded by the coding sequence GTGATTTCTGATACTCATATAGGGTTTGAAGAACAGCTTTCGAAGAGAGGGCTGCACGTCCCTTCTCAGTCAGGCAGAATGGCGGAAAGGCTCCTTAAGATAAAGGAAAGATACAGCTGCAACAGTCTGGTTATACTTGGCGATGTGAAGGACAGCATACTGGGCCTTGAGCCAAAAACAACACCCCTCTTAAACTCATTCTTCTCACCTATAGTAAGTGCATTCAGACAAATACATATAGTGCCAGGCAATCATGACGCAGGCCTTGAAAACCTCCTTCCTTCTTCTGTTTCACTGACTGGTAGCAGGGGACTAATGGTTGTTGATAGCGGAGAAGAGGGGCATGGGAAGATAGCCCTTCTGCACGGCCACGCATATCCTGCAAGGGGAATTGAGATTGCTAAAGTATTTGTAATGGGCCACATGCATCTGATACTGAATATTGGCAATAGGGCTGAGCCTCTCTGGGTGAGGTGCAGTTTCAGAATAGGTGGAGATGAAAAGATGGCTATAATCGTGCCTCCTTTCAACGAATTACTTACAGGTTATATGCCAAACGTGGAGAAGGAAAAGAGGTCATCTTTTGCAGATTATGTGCTCAGAAGCTCCTCCAATGCAGAAGCGCTTCTCCTTGACGGAAGAGTCATAGGGGACCCGAGAAGCATAGGCGAGGCTCTTGCTGAAGTCGAATACTGA